In Malus sylvestris chromosome 2, drMalSylv7.2, whole genome shotgun sequence, the genomic stretch attttttaagttgtttctagtcatcaaattcaataaatcaaacaaaaacaacatatATAATTAAAGAGGAATGTGTAGcagaaaaaaatatatgcatttatggttttgtcaattttatttaataagATTTTAAATTAAGAACCAAAGCTATAATTCAAtcataattaaaaaactattgctcattttctctcaattctAATATGCACAATTCATCTAATTATACACTTCATGGTTGCgtatattattcattttattctttttcttactTGAAAATCCATATTTAATCTTGAAACCCTACAACAGAATTATTGTAGAAATCTGACATAAATACAATCACATTTACATCTCTCTGGATGAGTGATGATCTTTTTACATGAAAAGTTTCTCTTCTTGCAAGTGGTGCTTACTTACTTAGGCATCAAGAAATAACAGATGAAGCTCTTTTTCATAAAATGCTAATCATCTCCTTAGGGAATATGATATTcgaagataagataagattggtAAGAGCAAAGACGGCTATACATAGAAAACAGGGTCCCATCATCCACCAAACTTTGCAGCCTACAAAAGACAATGgtgacatatatataaatatttggtTACCCTGCATGTATCCATGTTTATGCTATTGGCTCACCTGTGGAAAAAGTATCTTCTAAATTTAATAATCGATCCCTTTAAATAAGTTACCTTTTGCTTTCTACAGCTTTGATACCTAACTTAACATGCACCTTTTTTATATGGCAACACTGATTTTCTCTATGTTATGGTTGGGTAATTTTTGGAAACCTATTTTGCTAGCttaatttaaactttaaagtACGTGTTATATGACCCGGCAAGGCCGCTGCAAGGTTTTTACTGACGTCGAAATAAATGCACGGTATCTTTCTATGCACTTGTTTATTCTTTGTATGAATGAATATCATATTTCttataaatagaaaaataaaaacttttagAGCAAACTGCTCATTTTATGAAATTGATATGTGGCATCCATGCATACAAGTAGGtggtgttaattaattagttaatttaaCAAAAGAAGGCACGTGGAGAAAGACATAAAGCGACAAATTTAAAGCAATGGAGAAAATGTGGTAAAGTTGTTTTCTGTAaaggaaaaacataaaaaagttAGGAACGTATTAGCATCAgcaaaagatatatatatataaactctcTCTATCGGCTCAAAAAATCAGCTGGTAATTAGCATGCAAGAGCACGAAAACCATCCaacatgagagagagaaagtgacaCCAATAATTTCAGTATCTATTATAAACCCAGACCAAACAATGGTCACTTGGATGATGGCAGATgtcatgatatatatatatatatatttttatgtacACATTATACATTATATATGTTAGTCATTGTGTTGTGGGTCCCATTGATTAAGACTAATCACTTATCTTTTATCATGTACACTAAATGTATGACTAACCTAATCACTTACCTTAATTTGTTATCGATCAGGACATGCAACTAAACAGCACAGAGACTGGAGACTTGAGACTTGTATCATGCAAAATGCAATGCATCCATGGCAAACTTGATCAGTACCCCACATCTAACTTTTATCCGACGAAGTCGATTCAGCATCTGGATGAGGTAGTTAGAGCATTTCTCCTCAATCTTTCAATTGTGATTGACGTATTTGACTACTCGACAATACAATACATTGCACGTAACCATGTGTCTTTATCAGGTGTTGTATTTGATTCTACATAGGTTTCAGGTTTTACATTGCACCATCCATCCACCCAATTCAGTCCACACAAACACCGAGGAATGGAATCACAAATATGCAATCCAATAAAACACGTCTGCTATTCATAAATACCGGACTAGTACATGCTTTTCAGCATAACGATCGAACAAAGTTGAGACGAAATTATGTTCCTATTTTGACGGAGGCAACCTAAAAAGAAGACTAATCACCCACATTAGGATCGATCCAAGAACCCAAAACACGAGAATAAGGACTAGAAATCCAGCCAAAATGGTTAGCGGAGGAGGGCCCTGGGGAGCAGCATCATTCGTTTCAACCTCACCTGATTTATCCTTGGTCCAATCTCCATCTGGAGGGTTGGAGTTTGATGCAGACACGGCGTGCCTCGTTTCCTTTATTTGCAATCCCAAAACATTCTTGTTGAACCTGTTAAAAGAAAGAAGCTAAAATTAGGATACTATACAGCAAACCTATTATAGTTGACCAAAAATTGACACGTACAAATACAGTATATGACAAACAACCGTCGTATTTTCTACTTGTTCAGACAACTAATCAAGCAAACAACAAATGTAAGTTTACAGAATGAAGTACCAACCACGATACTCAAATCAATTGTTCAGAAAGTAACTACCAACCGCGGAAAACAGTGCTAGTTGTCAAGGTATATATTGAGACCCCATGGCCATGGTTATGAAGcactttcttcctccttgacgGACACCATCCACAAGATCAAAACAGTCCATCCGCATTGGATTTGGATGTGACCCAGCAAGTAAACAAGTGACAAAAAAGCATTCATCCATAAAGTAACAATTCTTCTGAAATCTGGGGTCCTAGTGATATAAATGAAGTCAAATGTTATTGAGAGCAGCACCCTAGGCttattttttgtcaaagcaCGAATGTTTAATGCCGCTGTAGGCTAGCTAACTAAAACATGATTGTTTAAAGTTATTACATTACATCAACATAATGTCTATATTTGTGAAAATTAGTTCTTCAACTTTTACCATGGTTTACAATTGCTCTCATGACTAAAAATTTGATAACTGAGGTCCCTAAGTTTAGCAAAACGTGCACCATTGGTCCCTATCATTAACTTCCGTCAAAAAGTATAAACTAGGGTGAAAGTTAACAGACAAATTGCCATGAAATCAAATTGAAGGAAGATCTCATACAAGGCGTTTTGTTAAATTTGGATTACAATTAACCAACTTTTACTCCCCAATTCAATTACCAGAGAATGCCCTGAAACTAGACTAGAGGTCTTGATTCTCATCCGCAAACAAAGGATATAATAAATGCACAATTTTCCTCAGAATTGGGAAATTAAACTACCTGCAATGGATAGTCGgtggtgctgctgctgctttAACGGCGCCGAGTTTGAGGGAAGTCTGAGGTGCTACCGCGATTGGACGAAGCAGAAGCCGCCGGCAATCGGAATTATGGGATGGTGGCGCTCCGCCTCCACCCAACAACACAGATCTTGCCATTTTCCTGCACTTCCACACAATCACACAACGAACAACCAAGTATCACACGTTTGGACTTtcttcaaaataattttattttttttgggcctCAAGTTTTTACCACTTCCCAGCAAAGCTTTTACCTTTTTCCATCCGTCCAAAACTggtttttcctttattttgtttttataatttcGGAAATTATGTGGAGCTCctcttcttttttaatttgtttcggATGATATTattcacacatttatttttatctttcacatatccttgttaattttttacaattaaTCTTCTTTCATTCATTCTATCTATCGATCGAAAATTTAAAGAGGTATATGAAAGGTAAAAATAAGTATGCACACaccacaactttttttttttcggttaaACATGGAGTTCGAGGAAGTCGGGTGAGAATTGTAACCACCACTACCCAGGGGCTAGGCTTTACacaattctttttaattttgttctcttcggaccagaaaaagaaaaggcatTGGCCAAAAAGAACAAGAGATGTAGGTAAAAGTAACCACGGAGTTTACCAGATTAACCGACGACAAGGACAAGAGGACAAGGCATAAATTAACAAcataattctttttttcttttttgcaaaTTCATACCAAGTGGCAAGCGGAGAGAGCAGAACACGcgtataaaataaaatgcatAAAACTTGTGGAAGTCTTTAAACTATACGATTTATTCGAAATAGCTCCAATCTGTCTATTAAAAGAGCAGCAAAACCCCCTGCGCCTATGTCACCTCAAAATTCCTTCAAAGTAGTTGAAAATGCTCAAGTGTGTGCGTGTTAAGGTTTTCATTGAACAATTTCTCAACTAAAACCAACAGAAACTGAAATTTTTACACCACCGTTACATCCTTCACAAAGCCATCAATCGGGAGCACTTAttactcaaacaatgtgatacAGCACTCCATTTCTCAAGACGAAGCTGCTTTCTTGCAGAAATTCTCAAGCGATTCCATCGTTACACTTTTTGGCCTTTCGAGAGGCAAACCAAGAGCTCGGTCCCATATCAACTGaaacaaaccaaaccaaaccaaaccaagaCAATACATTAAGATAATGAAATTTTAACAATTTGTAATAGAACTTGAGAGAGGGAGCGAACCTGAGAACCAATCCCTATACTCCTCGATACACCAAAGAGAACAGTAAAATATCTGCCACAGTTGAATTTCAAGTACATTATCATCTCCAAACAGGTACCGCTTCAGAATACCATGGACCATCACCAGGAACAACGTAAGAAATAATAACATGAAATATCATACCTTGCCTCAGTCAAACCAAAATGGTTCAACAGAACTCCACTGTGTGCATCTACATTGGGCCATGGGTTTTTAACCTACGAACATGATAAATCCCAGAAACAATCAGCATCAGATTGCTCCTCAGTTTAAATGGAAAAAACAGATATAATGATTGTGAAAAATTATCAATTTCTCACTCGGCTTTAAGCGAAAGATCCTAGTTCAAGCACAATAAAAGATTTTGCACTTCCGTCGGTACATAAAATCATTAATTTCAAATCTAAAGGATGACAGTATATTCTGAGAGGCAAAGATATAACATATTTTACTTTCATAAAGTTATCAAATTACCTTGCCTAGTTCGGTAAGTATGGGAGGCACAACTTCATAAAGCTTGGAGACCTGTTTAAGGTAATGGCTAAGTTAGCTCATGAAAGATGGATGCAATCACAACTACAATTAGTAGTGTGCATAAAAAGCGTACACCCTTGTGCAATCAGGGTTACACCTACCAACTGAAACAGTGGATCATCAGGCATGTGTTTCAATGCAAACTCCCTTTGACATGTGTATCGTGGGTCTGTTTTACGCAAGACTCCATGTCCAAAACCAGGAACAACCTGCAATACGAGAAAAAGAGGAGAGGTGACAACTAGAGACAAGAATTTAGCAGCTCATCAAACTATGGCGTCAAACaaagtttcaaaaatatttcaaacAGTGAAGATTCAAGAAAAGTGAAAGTCCATTTTGCTTAGGGAATGAAAACACAAGCTAATCAGGTCTGACGAGGTAACTTCCTTTGCAAGTTTAAAACTTCTACAAAGTCACAGGTAGAATAGTCAATCACCTATTAGTTATGACtacctattttattttattttatctgtCGGATGACAGTACTAAGCTCAGTAGACGAGTTCTGACAAAGATTGAATGGTTTAGCCAATTATCTGGCAGAAAATGTCAATGAGCAAAGATGCATATTGCTCATTAGATAATAGATccatacaaaaataataataaattcatGAGCTAAGAATCAACCGTGCATGTTTGGTACAACAAGAGAATAAACTAAACATGGGCCATATCTAAATAGATTATTTAGGTAAAAGTTAATGGCTTTACCTTCCCACTTTTTAACGTTTGCCAGACATAATCTTTCAACTGCTGTGTAGTTGCATTCTCTCCAACTTCATCTACCACAGATTTTATCCAAAGCAATACTTCCTGCAATAAAACAGTTCTGTATGAGGAAAAAAGAATACATGTTGCAACATGCACCCTTTCTAAACAGCAATACCATTTTTAGATAAACAAAATATAGTTCCCGCTTTTATTAGAATAGACAGATGGAAACAAccagacaaaagaaaaaaataatacctGATTAGCCAAACCATGGAGTGGGCCAGCCAAGCCATTTAAAGCAGCT encodes the following:
- the LOC126598471 gene encoding uncharacterized protein LOC126598471; this encodes MARSVLLGGGGAPPSHNSDCRRLLLRPIAVAPQTSLKLGAVKAAAAPPTIHCRFNKNVLGLQIKETRHAVSASNSNPPDGDWTKDKSGEVETNDAAPQGPPPLTILAGFLVLILVFWVLGSILMWVISLLFRLPPSK